A genomic region of Xiphophorus couchianus chromosome 9, X_couchianus-1.0, whole genome shotgun sequence contains the following coding sequences:
- the mpl gene encoding thrombopoietin receptor, with the protein MMTQHCIWKIFLFSLWMHFDLMPFLHCNADIEHNLSKQDVLLIQDEEDPKCFTRTMTDFTCFFETTDNRTYDFLYNIEGDPSKKCKMSIDETENGTFLHVCSFPRWDIFTYVGTKVKVVDQTKNIILYKRTVYVEDLCLLDPPSIVSLQPGDTVGKMLISLDTNLKHIWKEKYRICYSSKKLGEKTVEGKDSSVLLSLEPGEEVEFQVSVKCENGPDAHPGYWSAWSKPVRAIVPQSTDDISLVCFTSDLQRVTCHWNSTKYGAENEYKLFYNSSHPLNWMECQDDGNLSDTCSFHGDKSGAMKVKLSSTAAPLKRLFFSKEIELKKSIKSGPPSHLKGELINDKLCLEWEAPLLSLLNHMVYEVDVQIEAVEDFRITKQRNTSMCVRLSSGGQFSVKVRAKPDGSIYSGHWSDWSDVLSGTTTDNTDMQLVWCFYVSILVITISFITTILLCRRKLKLFFWPPVPNFEKVLQGFLTDINQQKWDPPVTSKLYFEETTSSVVEIMSAELPVLNKPTEEFDFLSSDGSFSIEEQADGSSGSETLRDYVTLKKDLSIHCLKENCYVYEQFKDGKYPEEGDKLYTTCCCLKPCSCNNYFNHSYLPMSQSTDSLSKNINVRDDESNLYTNLSLD; encoded by the exons ATGTTTTGCTCATACAAGATGAAGAAGATCCAAAGTGTTTCACTCGAACAATGACTGATTTCACCTGCTTCTTTGAGACCACAGACAACCGGACGTATGATTTTCTCTATAATATTGAAGG GGACCCAAGTAAGAAGTGTAAAATGTCCATCGATGAAACAGAAAACGGAACTTTCCTACATGTCTGTTCGTTTCCACGGTGGGATATCTTTACATACGTTGGGACTAAAGTGAAAGTGGTGGATCAGACCAAAAACATCATTTTGTACAAGCGGACAGTCTATGTGGAGGATCTTT GTCTTCTGGATCCCCCCTCCATTGTCTCCCTACAGCCAGGAGACACTGTGGGAAAAATGCTTATTTCTCTGGacacaaatttaaaacacatatgGAAAGAGAAATATAGAATTTGCTATTCTTCCAAGAAACTTGGGGAAAAAACAGTAGAG GGAAAAGACAGTAGCGTTCTGCTCTCACTGGAACCAGGTGAGGAGGTTGAGTTTCAGGTTtctgtgaaatgtgaaaatggacCAGACGCACATCCTGGATACTGGAGTGCCTGGTCGAAACCTGTGCGAGCAATAGTTCCCCAAAGTACAG ATGATATTTCCCTGGTATGCTTCACCTCTGACCTGCAACGTGTTACCTGTCATTGGAATAGCACCAAATATGGTGCAGAAAATGAATACAAGCTCTTCTATAACTCTAG TCATCCTTTGAACTGGATGGAGTGTCAGGATGATGGAAATCTTTCTGACACCTGTTCTTTTCATGGAGATAAGTCTGGAGCAATGAAGGTCAAGCTCAGCAGCACTGCAGCTCCACTCAAACGACTGTTCTTCAGCAAAGAGATTGAGCTGAAAAAGTCCA TTAAAAGTGGCCCACCAAGTCATCTGAAAGGAGAACTGATTAACGACAAGTTGTGCTTGGAGTGGGAAGCTCCTCTCCTGTCTCTGTTAAACCACATGGTGTATGAGGTTGATGTTCAGATCGAAGCAGTTGAAGACTTCAGG ATAACAAAACAGCGAAACACCAGCATGTGTGTGCGTCTTTCATCAGGAGGCCAGTTCAGTGTAAAAGTTAGAGCTAAACCTGATGGGTCGATTTATTCAGGACACTGGAGTGACTGGTCAGATGTCCTCTCAGGTACCACCACTGATAATACAG ACATGCAGCTCGTGTGGTGTTTCTATGTTTCCATCCTGGTCATAACTATCAGCTTCATCACAACCATTTTACTTTGTCGCAG gaagcTCAAGCTGTTTTTTTGGCCACCAGTGCCCAACTTTGAAAAGGTTCTGCAGGGCTTCCTGACAGACATCAACCAGCAGAAATGG GACCCTCCAGTCACATCGAAGCTGTATTTTGAAGAAACAACGTCCTCTGTAGTGGAAATCATGTCTGCTGAGCTTCCAGTACTCAACAAGCCTACTGAAGAATTTGACTTCCTCTCCTCTGATGGAAGCTTTTCCATTGAGGAACAGGCAGATGGAAGTTCTGGGAGCGAAACCCTCAGAGACTATGTAACTCTGAAGAAAGATCTCTCCATACACTGCCTTAAGGAAAACTGTTATGTTTATGAGCAGtttaaagatggaaaatatCCTGAAGAAGGAGATAAACTTTATACTACATGCTGCTGTCTTAAGCCTTGCTCGTGCAACAACTATTTTAACCATTCTTACCTACCGATGTCTCAGTCTACAGACagcttgagtaaaaatattaatgtcagAGACGATGAAAGTAACCTCTATACTAACCTTTCCCTCGACTAA